aGAAAGGGGTCCCTGGGGGTGGAAGATGCCCCTcgtcccctcctgccccaggagctgACCCTTCCCGATGAGCCCAGCTACCGCAGAAAAGCTCTTCTGGCGGAGACGCGGCGGCAGGCGGAGCTGGGGTGGCCGGAGGAGGAGCTGTGGGGGAGACCCCAGCTTCTGCGAGCCTCCAGCCTGCCCGAGGCCCTGCCTCCTGGCCAGCCCTCACCAGGGCACCCACAGCTGCCCTCACCCCTCCAGacacctccccagccctgccagcaacAGAGTGAAGGCACCTACCGCCTGGCGTCGTGTTCACCCGGCTCTGATGGTGTTGCCTTAAttctccctccccaggagatgAGTGTGGAGCAAGATGTGTCCTCGGGGCAGAGGGAGCATGCAGGGGGAGGCACCCTGGGGGTGGTGCAGGTGCAGCCCCCGTGGCCCAGCCCACATCCTGCCACGCTGCAGGTGGTGATGGAGAGTGGAGGTGAGGAGTCTGATGGTGCTGAGGCCACCAGTTCTTCTGCCTTGGTCAGGGGTGACCCAGCATCACTGGGTGCTCTCCAGGTGGCAGAGAAGAGCACAAACCCTGGGGAAGAGGAGTTAAACGTGAATGAAATCACTTCGAAAGTGCTGAAGAAAGGTGAGGatggggttggaaaggacaaGGAGAGCTGTGGTGCTCAGCCTCAGGACACAGGAGAGCCCAGCAGTGTCACTGCCCTGAGGCAGCAGGTTGCTgctctggaggagcagctgaggaagaagaaggaagagctggagcagatcaaggcagtgctggagcagcaggataATGAGAtcaaggagaaggagaaaagcatTCAGTTACTGGCCAGCTCCAAAGCTcaactggaaaagcagctgtgcCAGGAAAACACCAAGGAGGCCAAGGCACCATCCAGGCAGAGTGGGGAggctctgcagtgctctgaTGCTGCTGTCAACACCGACCTCTTGCAGGTCACCGGGGCCAAGGAAGCCCACGATAAAGGTGTCAATGTAAATATCCCAATCCCCACCAAATCCATAGGATGCAGCGTCTGCAGAGCAGGCAACACTAATGCCCAGGCAGTGGTGCTGGGTGCTTGGAGAGATCAGGGACTGGCAGAAGCTTGTACTGGTGTcactggagaaggagctggacATTTTGGTGAAGCTGAAGCCAAGCGTGACCTTCACGCACCGCCCTTCACCCAACTGGAGGTTGACGAGCACCTCAGCGATGACAATCAGAATCACAGGAATAACTACAATAGCCAGAGTCTTGCTGCTCACATGGTGACAACAGAAAGCTGTCGAGGAGCAAGAGTTGGCtcaaacacagaagaaaatgaagaaggcTTTGGTGAAGATAAACCTCAGGATGGGCTGGAAAAGGAAGGACCCCCTGGCCACGAGGATCTCCCTGCTGTTGACCCCATCGGCCAATACGTCAAAAAAATCCAGGAGCTTTTGCAGGAGCAGTGGCTGTGTTTGGAGCATGGCTACCCCGAGTTAGCCAGTGCCATTAAGCAGCCAGCCTCCAAGCTCAGCTCCATCCAGAACCAATTAGTTAATTCCCTAAACTCCTTGCTGTCTGCCTACTCCACGCACAGGCCCGCCGACGAGGAGAACTTGAACACACACTGTCAGCAGTTGGGTAAATAATGTCAGCCTGGGTTTCTCTTCCCCTTTATTCAAGTGTTGAGCAGGGGTGATGGAGCAGAGCTTGGTGATATAATTGGTAGCAGTCAGATAAGAAATGTCCCCCCTCCCAATGTATGAGAAAGGCAAAGCTCTGCACATCATGAACTAtgtcatcttaaaaaaaaaaaagcaaacaaaattatgTAGGAGCTGCCAAAGCTGTGGCTCAGTTTTCCACAGCTTCCCAAAGTGGCTCTTCCATCAAATAACTGTTTTTCTTAATTGGAGTGGACAGTTTGCAGTAATATGGGActcagctgctcagcagggGTAAATCGGTGTGAAGGTCACCAGAACCAAACCCAATTCAACCAAAGGAGGAACTAGACTGGGAAAAGGCCTGTTCCCACTCACAGCCCTTTATCTCCAATCATTTTAGCTGATATGGAGAGTCCAGAAATTAAAGCTGCCTGTTCACCCAGTGAGACTGTTAACTGATTGAACCATTTAGCATATTTCTGTAGGATACTTCCAGTCCATcactattgaaaaaaaatgagtaaaaccTACTTGTATTTGTAGAACATATATATAACTCCCAGTCACTTCCTTTATATTCCTAATTTCTGACCTGTATTTTAAAGGGGGCAGGGCAGGTTCAGGCTGTGGCCAGGGGCACCCAGAGATTGGCaaggcattaaaaagaaaaaaaaaaatactgtaagatGCAGCAAGCTTCTTGCAGTTATGATTTGTGCTTTCTTGCTAGAGCTTGGGAGTAGCatggcttggagcaacctggtctagtgggagatgtcccttcccatggcaaGAGGGTGGAGAGTAGGTGATgttgaaggtcttttctaacccaaaccagtctatgattctgtgataagtATTGATAGTTATGGCACATCTGCTTAATTAAtctattattttgtattttgctagAAACCTCTCCAACCACAAGTCTTAAATCTatcatgaaaaagaaaggttGTGGTTTCCATGCAGGAGGCAATGGGACCAAAAAGAATCTGCAGTTTGTTGGGGTAAATGGTGGGTAAGCATCCATTCAGGAGATCAAACTGCCTTTTACCATCTGATGTCCTCTGTATCACTGAAGAAGtcattctttttattccttcttctcCCCTCCAAACCTCTTGATTAAAGTTCCATTTGCAATggagctgcttttctcccttctttaaTCCAGCCCTGGTAACCTGTAAGTAATCCTGTAGCAAAGATGTTTGTGTGTCCAGCACAGCAGGGGACACGCTGGAGGCTGTCACTCTCTGCACATCCATCTTAGGGAGCTTCATTCCAAACCCGGTTGGCTCTGTGGGAAGGTTCCCAAACTTTGGTGGGGTTTGGAGGAATCAGCATGGCCTGGGCCTGCATGCTGCCACTAACTGCCCTCCACACTCCCCTGCTGGCCAACAAAAGCTGTTTCAGGGACTGGGAAAGGACCAGTTCAGGCAATGAGGAATTGCTTCAGGCTGAAGGAGACACTGATTTTAGGTTGTGCTCCAACACCCTGTTCCTGGTGTGTCCAGCACCTAACACCTTTTGGCCTTGTGAGATAACTTGATACAACCTGTGCAGAGGATGCATctcagagcagcaccagcacatcTTTACTGAGGGGTGTGTGTGCTGGCATGAGGAGGACAGGACACATTTCACTGTCCTTTTGTTGGGCAAACAGTTTGGATGATGCTTTCTGCTGACATTCATGACTCAGACTTCCCAGCTCTCAGGCTACTGCTGTTGGGTTCAGCAGGTGTTACTCTTGTGTACTCTTCTACTGAAATGGGGACAACTTGTAACAAGTAGGGGAATCTCAGCTACTTTGAGAAAAGTTTTGAGATCCCTCAGAGTGAAATATTCTGTCGCACAGAAGatgttactgttttttttttttttaaatacttttggACAAGCAGAAGAGAGGTCTCTCTCTAGCAGAGCTGCTCTAATGGTGGACTCGAGTCCGTGCTGGAGCTTTAAACAGTTTTTGTCTAGAGTTCTTCAAGGCTGTCAACATGTTGCTTGTCCCACCTTGCCACAGGTTCCCTACAGCTCCCCATCAGCATGCTGGCAGCAAGGTGCACACAGCCCTTGCCTGGCCACACTGGGCTTGTGCTATGGACATCCCTCCAAACCAGCCTACCTGAAGTAACCTTGCCTGCTGCTAATTAACTGCTTccatcctgctcctgctggcttaagaaaccaaaaaaaaaaaaaaaaaaaaaaaaagactaaccCCAAGTTTGGCTCTAACCTTCTAACTTGTGTATCACACCGGGCTTCATCCAAGGCCCATTGGAGTCAGTGGGTGTCTTCAATGAGCCTTGGTCAGGGCGTGTGGTTGCAGAGGAAGGAGTGAGTAACCTGTGGTGTCCTCAAATAGCTACGAGACGACGTCAAGTGAAGACACAAGTTGTGAGGAGAGCCCATCGGATGGGGACGGGGAGAGTGAGACGGAGAGAAGAGCTGATGATTTGGAGCCTAAGCAGGAAAAAGCTGGAGGTGGAAGCAAGGGCTCTTCCTCAGGGAcctcttcacaggagagataTGAAGATGACCCACAGGAGCCATCAGCAGTAGCAGCTCCTGGCACTCAGCACGAGGCTGACAGGTAAGCAGAGAACCAGGGAGGGGCTGTGCTTGCCATCACATTTTTGAGGCCAATGGGACGCAGGGCACTGTTGAGTTGCTCCCGTCAGTCTGTGGTCAGTGCTTCACCTGCTTGgtgggcaggcagctgctgacCTCTGTAGTCATGGGAGAAGGATTTAAAGAGATGAATATTTTTCGAGTTACTACTGATTCTGCTGGGGATTGACTCAGGCCCTACACTTGACTGTGGGGAAGCCAAGTGAGTCACGTTGGGTTAGAGTTAGctcatttttcccctcccaaGTGAAGTTTCTAAGTTAACTTCTTTGTAGATTCAGGAATAAGAtcattgtttttttccactttaagGATTCCTGTAAAAGATGAAGCTGACCACACAGACCTGGGACTGTGAACTTAAGTGCTTAACTTGATACCTAAAAATCTGTGTCAAGTCAGCGGGACAACTTGTGTCCTGAAAGTTAAGCCCTTAATTAAGTGTTTAATTCTGACCTAAACTGCACGTTCTCCTTCAAAACCTTCTGCACGTTCTGTCCTGTGATGGATTTACAGAAGTATTTTCCCTTTAGATGCAAACCCTCAGAAGATTTCCTTGCTGGCTGCCAGCTTCTCAGTGAGCACCTCTCAGAAATCCGGACCACGGGGGACAAGCATCTGGTACAGATACATTCCAGCCCTGTTTCAGACACTGTTCCCTCTCTCCGTTACGGGTCATGGATAAGATTGTCCTGATGGCTCACTGCAGGCTCTTCCCCACCATTCCATGGACAGCTTtgtgaggaggggggggggacacacgacGAGATGACCTTTGGGTCTGGTTTAGAATAGCcaaaaaagaatggaaaaggggaagaaaaaaaaaaaaaaaagatgaaggcTTCCTCTGCTTACTCATTCAGCTTACCACAGGAAATTCCTTTCCCCCTTCAGCCCCAGCAGTAATCCCAAAACCACAGGCTAAATAACAGCTGGGGGATGCCAGAGCATGGGAAACAGTGGTGTGGGGTGAGGAGTGACTGGTTTGCAGGATGACTGCTCCAGGAGTAATGGTGTGACCTTGGTGTTTTCAGCGGCACGTCCTGAACACCATCTGCCAGGAATGGTTCCAGGTGTCCAGCCAGGAATCTTCCAGCCCAGAGGTGGTCGCAGTGTATCTCCAGGTTCTGGAAGCcatccagccccagctcctggccatGGTGGTGAACCTGGCTGACAGGAATGGCAACACAGCTCTTCACTACAGCGTTTCCCACTCCAACTTCCCCGTGGCAAAGCTCCTGCTAGACACAGGTAGGACCGTGGTGTGCAGAGCCACATAATGGGTCCATCAGCACTCCCAGATGTGACAGTGAAGCTCTAGGGTCTTCCCAGGGAGTTCAGTCAGGAGCAAAAAGAGATGGGAcagaggtggggctggggaccAACTATAACCTACATGCAAGGGAGCCATCCAGTAGACAAGTAGGGGGCTGAGATCCATCCAGGAAGCAAATGTGGGACCAGTGTCTGTCCAAGAAACAAGGAGCCCAGATCCACCCAGGAGATTTGGTTGGGCTGAAGACCACCATCCTCCtcacagctcagccctgggccCTTGGGTGTGGGTCCCACCTGAGGCTCCTCAGGGACATCAAGGCTCATTAGTGTCTTCTCAACCCTGATACATCTTGAGGGCTTTGAATCTGTCTCTGGGGATGGCTCAGAGTCTCTGTGGCCAAGAGGTATCTCTCATGG
The genomic region above belongs to Heliangelus exortis chromosome 8, bHelExo1.hap1, whole genome shotgun sequence and contains:
- the KANK4 gene encoding KN motif and ankyrin repeat domain-containing protein 4 isoform X1; amino-acid sequence: MEKTDAASQPPKPEGEKEQPRSLPYSLETPYGFHLDLDFLKYVDDIEKGNTIRRVHIHRRAKQPKFSTLPRNFSLPENGCRGCTSAPSKSWTATCSFPQRKGSLGVEDAPRPLLPQELTLPDEPSYRRKALLAETRRQAELGWPEEELWGRPQLLRASSLPEALPPGQPSPGHPQLPSPLQTPPQPCQQQSEGTYRLASCSPGSDGVALILPPQEMSVEQDVSSGQREHAGGGTLGVVQVQPPWPSPHPATLQVVMESGGEESDGAEATSSSALVRGDPASLGALQVAEKSTNPGEEELNVNEITSKVLKKGEDGVGKDKESCGAQPQDTGEPSSVTALRQQVAALEEQLRKKKEELEQIKAVLEQQDNEIKEKEKSIQLLASSKAQLEKQLCQENTKEAKAPSRQSGEALQCSDAAVNTDLLQVTGAKEAHDKGVNVNIPIPTKSIGCSVCRAGNTNAQAVVLGAWRDQGLAEACTGVTGEGAGHFGEAEAKRDLHAPPFTQLEVDEHLSDDNQNHRNNYNSQSLAAHMVTTESCRGARVGSNTEENEEGFGEDKPQDGLEKEGPPGHEDLPAVDPIGQYVKKIQELLQEQWLCLEHGYPELASAIKQPASKLSSIQNQLVNSLNSLLSAYSTHRPADEENLNTHCQQLETSPTTSLKSIMKKKGCGFHAGGNGTKKNLQFVGVNGGYETTSSEDTSCEESPSDGDGESETERRADDLEPKQEKAGGGSKGSSSGTSSQERYEDDPQEPSAVAAPGTQHEADRCKPSEDFLAGCQLLSEHLSEIRTTGDKHLRHVLNTICQEWFQVSSQESSSPEVVAVYLQVLEAIQPQLLAMVVNLADRNGNTALHYSVSHSNFPVAKLLLDTGVCHLDLQNRAGYTAVMLTPLATAETGEDMEVVMKLLKEGDVNLQAAQGGQTALMLGVSHERDDMVRALLSCQADVNLQDEEGTTALMVACRQGNADIVRLLLAQPGCQVTLTDKGGNSALSLAHGDIAALLQAHTEQSPSLST
- the KANK4 gene encoding KN motif and ankyrin repeat domain-containing protein 4 isoform X2, giving the protein MEKTDASQPPKPEGEKEQPRSLPYSLETPYGFHLDLDFLKYVDDIEKGNTIRRVHIHRRAKQPKFSTLPRNFSLPENGCRGCTSAPSKSWTATCSFPQRKGSLGVEDAPRPLLPQELTLPDEPSYRRKALLAETRRQAELGWPEEELWGRPQLLRASSLPEALPPGQPSPGHPQLPSPLQTPPQPCQQQSEGTYRLASCSPGSDGVALILPPQEMSVEQDVSSGQREHAGGGTLGVVQVQPPWPSPHPATLQVVMESGGEESDGAEATSSSALVRGDPASLGALQVAEKSTNPGEEELNVNEITSKVLKKGEDGVGKDKESCGAQPQDTGEPSSVTALRQQVAALEEQLRKKKEELEQIKAVLEQQDNEIKEKEKSIQLLASSKAQLEKQLCQENTKEAKAPSRQSGEALQCSDAAVNTDLLQVTGAKEAHDKGVNVNIPIPTKSIGCSVCRAGNTNAQAVVLGAWRDQGLAEACTGVTGEGAGHFGEAEAKRDLHAPPFTQLEVDEHLSDDNQNHRNNYNSQSLAAHMVTTESCRGARVGSNTEENEEGFGEDKPQDGLEKEGPPGHEDLPAVDPIGQYVKKIQELLQEQWLCLEHGYPELASAIKQPASKLSSIQNQLVNSLNSLLSAYSTHRPADEENLNTHCQQLETSPTTSLKSIMKKKGCGFHAGGNGTKKNLQFVGVNGGYETTSSEDTSCEESPSDGDGESETERRADDLEPKQEKAGGGSKGSSSGTSSQERYEDDPQEPSAVAAPGTQHEADRCKPSEDFLAGCQLLSEHLSEIRTTGDKHLRHVLNTICQEWFQVSSQESSSPEVVAVYLQVLEAIQPQLLAMVVNLADRNGNTALHYSVSHSNFPVAKLLLDTGVCHLDLQNRAGYTAVMLTPLATAETGEDMEVVMKLLKEGDVNLQAAQGGQTALMLGVSHERDDMVRALLSCQADVNLQDEEGTTALMVACRQGNADIVRLLLAQPGCQVTLTDKGGNSALSLAHGDIAALLQAHTEQSPSLST